GGGCGCTGGGCGCCGGGGTAGAGGCATCCAGGCCTGATGTGGTGCTGGCTCTCGGCGGCGAGGCGGGGGCACGGGCCGTGCAGGCCGCCGCCAGCATCCCGGTGGTCATCCGCGAGGATCGGCTCACCGGCGGCGACAGCCGGTCGATCCGGAACCGCGTGCGCCGCTCCCGGACGATCAAGGCGTACCGCGGCGCCGCGCGGGTCGCGGCCGTGTCGCACGCCGTCGCCGCCGAGCTCGTCAGCGCGTACGGGGTCGCCGGGTCCCGCGTGGTCGTCGTGCCGAACCCTGTCGCCCTGGCGGCGCCGGACCGGCCCGCGGCGGAGGCTCCTCCGCCGGCCGATACCGCAGCTGCCGCAGGCGACCCGCTGGCCCTCCTCGTCCCCGAGGCGGACCGCACCCATGCGGAGCTCGTGCTGGACGCCGCCGCGGCCCTGCGCGCACAGGGGGTCGACACGCGCGTCGTGACCTACGAGCGCCGGGACGGACGCGCTCCGGCCCTGGGTGCGCGCACCTCCGCCGTCCCGTTCGAGGCCCGCCCGTGGTCCGACGCCTGGCTCGCCGAGGCACCGCCCGGAGCGGTCGTCGTGCTCCCTGCGTCGACCGCCGGCTTCGCCGATTCCCTCGTCTCGGCGGCGGCCTCCGGCATCCCGAGCGTCGCGGTCTCGCACGCCTTCGGCGTGGCCGACGCCGTCGTTCCCGGGCGAAGCGGTCAGCTCGCCTTCACGGCGACGCCTCACTCCCTCGCGCAGGCCGTGCTCGCCGCACGGGGGATGCCTCGCCCCCGTGCCGACGGCTGGACGGCCCGGTTCTCGCCCGACGAGAGCGGTCGCCTGCTCCTCGCGACGCTCCACCGCGCCGCCTCCCCTCACAGCCCGCAGAACGGAAGGAGCCGACGATGAGGATTCTCGCATCGGCCGTCGGACAGTACGACAACGTCGGCGACACCGTGCTGCGGCGCGGCTTCCTCGATCACCTCCGGACGATCGCGCCCCTTCGCGTCTACATCGGCGACAAGACCGACGACTACGTGAGCGGCCTCGGGCTGCAGCCGGGCGACATCCCCGTTCGGGACTCGAGGGAGTGGCGCAGCGAGGTGTCGAAGGAGCTCCTCTCCGGCGGCTTCTACGCCTTCGACACCGGCGAGACCGAGGTCGAGCGGGCCTTCGCGAAGCGCTACCTCAAGCTCGCTCCGCTCCTTGCCGTCAACCGCCTGCGCGGCGGCACGGCGGTGCAGCTCGGCGTGGGGGTGCGGGCGTCGACGCCGTGGCGGCGCCCCATCGGCACGGTCCTCCGGATGTGCGACATGGTCTCGTGGCGAGACGAGAAGTCGCGCGACATGATGGGCTTCGGCGCCGTCACGCCCGACTGGGCCTTCGCGCTCGGCTCCCCCGACGACTTCCTCCGCGACCCCGACCACCCGCGGCCGCGTCTGGCGATCGCGTTCCGGCAGGGCCTCAGCCACATGGCGCGGGACAAGCCGAGCGACGAATGGGTTGCCACCGTGCGGCGGACGGCCGACCGCCTGGGGCTGGAGCCCATCGTCGTGGCGCAGATCGAACGCGACGGCCCCCTCGCGATCGAGCTCGCCGACCGACTCGGGTGCGAGGCGCTGCCGTGGCTCGACGACAACCACGCCCGGCAGGAGGAGCGGCTCCGCGCCGCCTACCGGGAGAGCGCGCTCGTCCTCAGCGACCGGCTGCACGCCGTCGTCATCGCGGCGACGGAGGGGGCGGTGCCGATCGCGCTTCAGACCGGCCCGATGGACAAGGTGACCCGCACCCTCGAGGGCGCGGGCATCCGTCGCACCAGCGTCCCGCGCGAGCTGCCCGACGAGGCGGCGGTCCAGGTCACCCTCGACGACGCGCTCGCGCGCCGCCCCGAGATCATGGAGGCCGTCGTCGCGGCGCGCACCGAGCTCGGCCGGGTCACCGACCAGCTGCGCGCCAAGGTGCGCGCGAAGGGGAAGATCGCATGACCGCCGAGAACCCGACCGTCAGCGTCATCGTCCCCGCGTACCGGGCGGCCGCCTATCTGCGCGCGGGGATTCCTCGGCTCGAGGAGCAGGACTTCCGGGACTTCGAGGTCGTGATCGTCGAGGACGGCTCCGGCGACGACACGGCCGAGGCCGCGCGGGAGCTCGCCGAGCGCCTGCCCCGCGTGCAGGCCGTCGTGCTCGAGGAGAACGGCGGTGTCGCCCGGGCACGCCAGCGTGCGGTCGCCGAGAGCCGCGGCGAATACCTCTGGTTCATCGATGCCGACGACGGCTGGCCGGCGTCGGCGCTGACGACGCTCGTCGAAGCCGCTCGGCGCTCCGAGGCCGATGTCGTCGTGGCGAGCGCGCTGTTCGTCTACCAGGGCGGTGCGACGCGCCCGCTCCCCTCACCGGAGAGCGCGCCCGTCGAGGGGCGTGAGGCCTTCCGCATGCTCCTACGAGGCGAGATCACGGGCCACCTGTGGAACAAGCTCTTCCGCCGGGACGTGATGGCGCAGGCGAGCTTCGCGCCCGCCCGCGTGCAGTCGGACCTCGTCATGGTCGCCGACGCGCTCGCCCACGCCGGCCGCGTCTCCTTCACTCCGCAGACGGTGTACGAGTACCGGCTGCGGGCGGGGTCGATCATCACCTCTACCTCGAAGCGCGCCGAGTCGCTCGCGATCATCGACGACGCCGTGGCTGCCGACGCCCACCGCCTGGGCCTGGACGACAGCGACGACTACCGGTACTTCCGCGCCCGCTACATCCAGCTGTCGGGCATCAAGGACGCGTTGTTCGCGTCGTATGACGATACGGAGCGGCGTCGGCACCTCCGCCATCGCAGAAGGTCGCTGTCGATCGGCGACGTCGTGCTCTTCGCGCGCCGACGCGACGCTCGCCGATTCGCCCTCGCCGCGACCGCGAAGGCGTCGCTCGCCGCCCATCGGGCCCTGCTCCGGGCAGCCGATCGATGACCCGCCGGGTCGTCGAGGCACGTGGCGATCGCATGTTCGTCGCGCAACGGGGGGACGCGGCATCCCCTCGACCTCTATGCTCGGAATCGGACCCGACCACCGAGCACCACCGTTCATGAAACGCAACGCCCAGGAGGTCGGTCCATGCTCCCCCGAACCGGGACCCGCATCGCATTCGTCGTGAGCTCCCTGCACGGCGGCGGAGCGGAGGCCGTCGGCATCGCCTGGATGAACTGGTTCGCGGAGGCGGGCTACGACGTCAGCGCCGTCATGGTGTCGGACAAGCCCGAGTCCGATCTGGTCGACCCGCGCATCACGGTGCACCGCGATGCGGCGACGGGCAATCACGCGGCGAAGGTCCGCGCCGTGCGCCGCCTCGTCCGGACGCACCGCTACGACGCCCTCGTCGCACTGCAGACCTATCCGAACCTGCTGGCGATCGCGGCGGCGGGCCGTAGGGCGAGGGCGACCGCCCGCACGGGCCCCCGGTCGTCCCGCCCCGCCGTCGTCGTGACCGAGCACAACCTCATCAGCCTGGGGCTGCCGGGCTCGTCGATGTCGCACCGCGCAAAGATCTGGCTCGCGAAGCGCTGGTACCGGCGCGCCGACGTCGTGACCTCCGCGTCGCACCCGGTCGGCGCCGAGATGGCCGCCGCCTTCGGCGTCCCGTCGTCCCGGAGCCTCGTCGTGCCGAACCCCGCGATGGCCAAGGTCGGGCACCGCACACCGGTCCGGCGCACTCCCGGCACGGACCGGGGCATCCAGCTCGTCCTGGCCTGCCGGCTCGTTCCGCAGAAGAGTCCCCACCTCGCCCTCGCCACGGCCCAGGCGCTCGAACGGCGCGGCATCCCGACCGAGGTCGTCTCGTTCGGCGGTGGCCCGCTGCAGGGCGACCTCGAGAAGCTCGCCGACGAGCTCGGCGTGCGCTTCACCCCTCACGGGTGGGTCGAGGACTGGTTCGACCACTTCGACGACAACTCCGTCGTCATCCTGCCCTCGCACCGCGAGGGGCTCGGGAACGTCCTCATCGAGGCCGCGGCGCGCGGCGTGCCGGCGGTCGCGGTGTCGACGGCTCTCGGGGTGGCGGACGCCGTCATCCCCGGGGTCACGGGCGAGCTCGCCCTCGACGACGACCCCGAATCGATCGCCGACGCCGTGGAGCGGGCCGCGCACCTCAGGATCGAGGGGATCGACGCATGGCTGGACAGGTTCACGGCGGAGGTCAGCGGATCACTCCTCGAAGAAGCGGTGAGGTACGCCCATGCGCGCACATGACGAACAGCGATCGCCCCGGCACGCGGCCGTGAACAGGACCACGACCCGTCCAGGACACCGGGCAGCCGCTCTCGCGACGCTGGCAGCCGGGTGCGCCGCTCTGCTCGTGGCCTGCGCGTGGTGGGCGGGGATCACGACGAGCCCGCCTTCGGCGCTCGGCAAGGACCGGGCCGGCGTCGTGCCGGCCGCCGTCAGCGACCCTTCCGGCGGCAACTTCGTCGGCACGAGGACGACGAACACGGCACTCCGGTTCGGCGACGGCAGCTACCTCAACGACCTCAAGTACCTGCGCGGCGTCAACATCTACAGCCTGATCTTCGCCGGCAAGCAGTCCGACCTCTCGGTGCTCGGCGAGCCGCAGGCGTCGTACACCTACCTCGCCTCCCGCGGGGTGAAGATCGTGCGCCTCGCCGTGCCGTGGCAGCGCCTCCAGGAGATCCCCGAGGGCGGCGACGCCCTCGCCGGGCTCGCGCAGCCGATCAGTCAGGCCTACCTCGAGGTCGTCGCCGAGCAGGTGCGGCGTGCGTCGGCCGCCGGCATCCGCACCGTCATCGACCTGCACAACGGCTGCACGTACCCCTGGGGCGCAGGCGACTACGTCTCGGGGAGCCTCCGCTGCGGCTCGGGAATCACGCAGACCCACGTCCGCACGCTCTGGCGTGCGATCGCGACCAAGTTCAAGTACGACGAGCGTGTCGCCGGGTTCGACATCTTCAACGAGCCGCGCTGGTCCGTCGGCGTGGACGCCTACAAGCTCTACGCCCAGGTGGCCGTCGACGCGATCCGCTCGACGGGCGACACGCACACGATCTGGGTCGAGGGGATGCTGAGCGAGGAGCGCGGCCGTATCGCGACGATCGCCCCGGAGGGACCCTGGATCGTCGACCGGCTCGGCAAGATCATGTATTCGGAGCACTTCTACGACAACGAGAACGGCGACGTGTACGACTCGAGCGTCGACCACTCGAAGGTGCTCTCGCAGCTCAAGGCGTTCGGCGACTGGTGCCGCAAGTGGGGTGTGCGCTGCTCGGTCGGCGAGGTGGGCTGGCCGTCGGGTGGGACGGACGGCGCACAGTCGCTGACGTCGGCGACCCAGTGGAACGCGCTCTTCGAGAAGTTCTACGACCTCGCCGACTACTACGCCATGGACGTCACCTATTTCGCCGCCAGCTCGTCGACGAAGACCGGAACGCTCCTCGCCTATGTCAGCACGGCGCCGGGCATCCCCCTCGAAGAGAGGCATCGACAAGGCGCTCTCGCAGAGCAAGATCATCGAGGCGCATCGCTCGGTCCCGCAGTAGCCCGGCTGAGGAGAAGCCCCGGCGTCCGCGGACGCCGGGGCTTCTCCGTGCGGATCAGTTGGCGACGGTGAGCGTGATCGGCGCGCTGACACCGATGTTGCCCGCGGCATCCGTCGCCCGTGCCGTGATGCTGTACGTGCCGTTGGGCGTGCGCGAGGACTTCGTCCAGATCGTCGAGCTCCATTCGGTCGCCGATGTCTGCACGAGGTCCAGCATCTTGGTGCTCCCGGCATAGATCGCCACCCCCGTGACGGCGACGTCGTCGGTCGCGGTGACCTTGATCGTCGTGTACCCCTTCACGGTGGAGCCGTTCGCGGGAGCCGTGATGGTCGCCTTCGGCGCGACGGAGTCGCCCGAGGGCGGCGGAATCGCAGGGGACCAGCGGTCGATCATGTCGACGAAGTCCGGGGTCGCGAAGCCCGGGGTCGCGTGGCCGTTGGAGTGCGCGCGAAGCGTGGCGTCCGCCGCAACCGGCTGCGCGAGCGCGAGCAGTGCGAGCCCGTGCTCGTCGGGCGGCACAACCGTGTCGGTGTAGCTCGGCTGGGAGACGACGATGCGCATCTTGCTGCTGGTCCACGCGGACTGCGGGTGCCGGGCGGGGTTCGCGGCGTCGATCGCAGCGGGGTCGTCGCCGAACGCCGCGACGACCGAGTCCTTGCCCGATCCGCCGCCGTCGTAGAAGGCCCGGAGGTCGTAGGCGGAGTTGACGTTGTACATCCCGTCGATCGCCGGGATGAGACGTGCCGCGTAGGTCTCGGTCGCGAGCGCGCCGCCCCCTGACGTCGAGCGCAGGACGTTGCTCCGGATGTTGAAGAGCCCCGCCATGTACGAGTACCCGGCGAGCTGGAGGGCCACCGCGATCGGATGCGAGTACAGCGTGCCGCCGGCGGTCTGGCAGATCGCGATGCCGCCGCGGTCGACGACCGCTGCGGCGGACTGCTTGAACCCGCCGTCGAGCGCGTTGTGGTCGCTTCCCGAGCCGTGATAGAACCACACCACCTGGACGGGGTCGGCAGAGTATGGCTTGCGCGACTGGGGCACATGGATGCGGGCGACGTCGCCGTTGATCCGGACGCAGATGTTGTCGAAGACCGTCCCGGCCGCCGTCAGCTGATTGCCCTTGCGGAAGTACTCCCCCGGAAGCGTCGGCGTGGGCGCCGCGAACGCGGGCGCCGCGAACACCGGCGCGAGCACGGCTCCCCCGATTCCGCCGGCGGCGAGCGCGATGAAGCCCCGCCGCGAGAGACCCCGCCCCTCTGTGCCCGGATCGCTGTTCCTCTGGTCGTTCACATGCGCCTCATCCCCATGATGCGATCGTCGACCGATCGCGGTGTCTCAGCCCCCGCGGTGCTCGTTCAACGCGAAAGACACGGATCGGTCACGCTCCGCTCCTCCATCCTCCGCACCCGGACATCACGTCGTGTGAACGCGGGATGAAGAGTCGTTACGGGCGAGTAAAGGGTTCGCGATAAGCCCTCGACCGCGCCGTGCAGCGGGCTAGCCTCGCACCACGGGCACTCGCCAAGGACGTGTCGATGCCAGACACCCGGCGCGAGATGTTCCCTCTTCGCGCCCGACGCGAGGAGACGCAGCATGGCATCGGGCAATCCTTCCGCCGCGCTCATCGAGCCGATCGCCCCCGCAGGAGCCAAGGCGCTCCTTGTGTGCTCGACCGGCGGCCACCTGTCGGAGCTCGTGCGGCTCGAGGCCCGCATGGGCATCAACCCCGACAGTCTGTGGGTGACCTTCGACACTCCGCAGAGCAGGCAGATGCTCGAGGGGCGGCGTGTGCACTTCCTCCCCTACATCGGCCCCCCGCGACCTCAAGGGAACCCTCTCCGCGGCGCCCGCCATCCGCCGTCTCCTCAAGGCCGAGCGCTTCGACGCGGCTGTGAGCACGGGCGCCGCGATCGCGGCATCCGCTCTTCCCATCGCCGCATGGTCGGGCGTGCCCGCCACCTACGTCGAGAGCGTGTGCCGACTTCGCGGGCCATCGGCGACGGGCCGGATCCTGCAGCGGATGCCGGGGGTCTCCCTCCGAACTCCGCACCCGGTGTGGGCGGGCGGGCGGTGGACGGCGTGCGAGAGCATCCTGTCCGACTTCCGCAGCGCCGAGATCGCGTACCCCGAGCGGCCTGCGAAGCTCTTCGTGACGCTCGGCACGATCCAGGGCTACCGCTTCGACTCGATCGTCGACGCCCTGCTCGCCAGCGGCTACGCCAACGACGACACGGTCTGGCAGCTCGGCGACACGACCCGCACCGACGCGCTGCCGGGCGAGGTGTTCTCGTACCTCTCGCCGTCGGAATTCAGCGCCGCAGCCCGCGAGGCGGACGTCGTCGTGACCCACGCCGGGGTCGGGACGCTCCTCGAGCTGCTGAGCATGGGGGCCTATCCCGTGCTGGCCGTCCGGCGCGCTTCGCGCAAGGAGCACGTGGACGACCACCAGACCGAGATCGCCGACCTCGTGAACGCGAACGACATCGGCATCGCCGTGGAGGGTCCGCAGCTCACCGCGCAGGTCATCGAGCACGCGGCATCGCGCCGGATCATCGACGGATTCCGCACCGAGGTGACGGCGCAGCAGTGACGGCGGCCGCGACAGCGGCGGCCTGACGACGGGAGTCGAGTGGAACAGCAACGAGAGATCTTCGC
This genomic interval from Microbacterium sp. 4R-513 contains the following:
- a CDS encoding glycosyltransferase — its product is MCTSSPTSAPRDLKGTLSAAPAIRRLLKAERFDAAVSTGAAIAASALPIAAWSGVPATYVESVCRLRGPSATGRILQRMPGVSLRTPHPVWAGGRWTACESILSDFRSAEIAYPERPAKLFVTLGTIQGYRFDSIVDALLASGYANDDTVWQLGDTTRTDALPGEVFSYLSPSEFSAAAREADVVVTHAGVGTLLELLSMGAYPVLAVRRASRKEHVDDHQTEIADLVNANDIGIAVEGPQLTAQVIEHAASRRIIDGFRTEVTAQQ
- a CDS encoding polysaccharide pyruvyl transferase family protein, whose translation is MRILASAVGQYDNVGDTVLRRGFLDHLRTIAPLRVYIGDKTDDYVSGLGLQPGDIPVRDSREWRSEVSKELLSGGFYAFDTGETEVERAFAKRYLKLAPLLAVNRLRGGTAVQLGVGVRASTPWRRPIGTVLRMCDMVSWRDEKSRDMMGFGAVTPDWAFALGSPDDFLRDPDHPRPRLAIAFRQGLSHMARDKPSDEWVATVRRTADRLGLEPIVVAQIERDGPLAIELADRLGCEALPWLDDNHARQEERLRAAYRESALVLSDRLHAVVIAATEGAVPIALQTGPMDKVTRTLEGAGIRRTSVPRELPDEAAVQVTLDDALARRPEIMEAVVAARTELGRVTDQLRAKVRAKGKIA
- a CDS encoding glycosyltransferase, which produces MTAENPTVSVIVPAYRAAAYLRAGIPRLEEQDFRDFEVVIVEDGSGDDTAEAARELAERLPRVQAVVLEENGGVARARQRAVAESRGEYLWFIDADDGWPASALTTLVEAARRSEADVVVASALFVYQGGATRPLPSPESAPVEGREAFRMLLRGEITGHLWNKLFRRDVMAQASFAPARVQSDLVMVADALAHAGRVSFTPQTVYEYRLRAGSIITSTSKRAESLAIIDDAVAADAHRLGLDDSDDYRYFRARYIQLSGIKDALFASYDDTERRRHLRHRRRSLSIGDVVLFARRRDARRFALAATAKASLAAHRALLRAADR
- a CDS encoding glycosyltransferase yields the protein MRILLVTPSLGADPAARVWAAWLADRGHGVFVAAVDAGGVELPAPVGRLTLPAGRAADRALGAGVEASRPDVVLALGGEAGARAVQAAASIPVVIREDRLTGGDSRSIRNRVRRSRTIKAYRGAARVAAVSHAVAAELVSAYGVAGSRVVVVPNPVALAAPDRPAAEAPPPADTAAAAGDPLALLVPEADRTHAELVLDAAAALRAQGVDTRVVTYERRDGRAPALGARTSAVPFEARPWSDAWLAEAPPGAVVVLPASTAGFADSLVSAAASGIPSVAVSHAFGVADAVVPGRSGQLAFTATPHSLAQAVLAARGMPRPRADGWTARFSPDESGRLLLATLHRAASPHSPQNGRSRR
- a CDS encoding cellulase family glycosylhydrolase, with the translated sequence MNRTTTRPGHRAAALATLAAGCAALLVACAWWAGITTSPPSALGKDRAGVVPAAVSDPSGGNFVGTRTTNTALRFGDGSYLNDLKYLRGVNIYSLIFAGKQSDLSVLGEPQASYTYLASRGVKIVRLAVPWQRLQEIPEGGDALAGLAQPISQAYLEVVAEQVRRASAAGIRTVIDLHNGCTYPWGAGDYVSGSLRCGSGITQTHVRTLWRAIATKFKYDERVAGFDIFNEPRWSVGVDAYKLYAQVAVDAIRSTGDTHTIWVEGMLSEERGRIATIAPEGPWIVDRLGKIMYSEHFYDNENGDVYDSSVDHSKVLSQLKAFGDWCRKWGVRCSVGEVGWPSGGTDGAQSLTSATQWNALFEKFYDLADYYAMDVTYFAASSSTKTGTLLAYVSTAPGIPLEERHRQGALAEQDHRGASLGPAVARLRRSPGVRGRRGFSVRISWRR
- a CDS encoding glycosyltransferase yields the protein MLPRTGTRIAFVVSSLHGGGAEAVGIAWMNWFAEAGYDVSAVMVSDKPESDLVDPRITVHRDAATGNHAAKVRAVRRLVRTHRYDALVALQTYPNLLAIAAAGRRARATARTGPRSSRPAVVVTEHNLISLGLPGSSMSHRAKIWLAKRWYRRADVVTSASHPVGAEMAAAFGVPSSRSLVVPNPAMAKVGHRTPVRRTPGTDRGIQLVLACRLVPQKSPHLALATAQALERRGIPTEVVSFGGGPLQGDLEKLADELGVRFTPHGWVEDWFDHFDDNSVVILPSHREGLGNVLIEAAARGVPAVAVSTALGVADAVIPGVTGELALDDDPESIADAVERAAHLRIEGIDAWLDRFTAEVSGSLLEEAVRYAHART
- a CDS encoding Ig-like domain-containing protein translates to MNDQRNSDPGTEGRGLSRRGFIALAAGGIGGAVLAPVFAAPAFAAPTPTLPGEYFRKGNQLTAAGTVFDNICVRINGDVARIHVPQSRKPYSADPVQVVWFYHGSGSDHNALDGGFKQSAAAVVDRGGIAICQTAGGTLYSHPIAVALQLAGYSYMAGLFNIRSNVLRSTSGGGALATETYAARLIPAIDGMYNVNSAYDLRAFYDGGGSGKDSVVAAFGDDPAAIDAANPARHPQSAWTSSKMRIVVSQPSYTDTVVPPDEHGLALLALAQPVAADATLRAHSNGHATPGFATPDFVDMIDRWSPAIPPPSGDSVAPKATITAPANGSTVKGYTTIKVTATDDVAVTGVAIYAGSTKMLDLVQTSATEWSSTIWTKSSRTPNGTYSITARATDAAGNIGVSAPITLTVAN